In the genome of Actinomycetota bacterium, the window GCAGGGCATGTACCTGCCGAGAGGCTGGGACGCGTTCTTCACCCGGGGCTTCGAGGAAGCCGAGGCCCAGTTCGCGCCGGTGGGCGTGATCGGTGCGTTCGGAACCCGCGGCCGCGACGGTGAGGTCGAGCAGGTCGGCCGGATCGTCGATCGCGACAAGCTGACGGACACACCGGTGCCCCTGCCGGCCGAGGTCGGCAGCGTCGACGAGATGGTGCTCGCCGTGCGCCGAACCACTCCCCTGCGATTCGACCCGTCCCTCGGGTTCCACCTGTACGGCGCCGACCTCTGTCTGGCCGCGAACGCGCTCGGGTTACGGAACGTCGTCGTCGAAGCCCCATGCTTCCGCAACTCCCCGTTCGCCTTCCCCTCTGCCGCTTTCCATCGAGCGCGGGAGTTGCTCGTCGCCAAATGGCCGGACGCGCGTCCTCTGTGGTCCGGTGCGGGACGGCTCGACACGATGCGCACGGAGCCGGCTCCGTCCACGTGGCTCGAGGAGCAGAAAGCAACGTTGAATGAACACCTGCGGGAGCGAGACGCGTTGCGCCGTCAGCTCAATACGGCTCAGGACCGGGTCAAGCGGATGGAGGCCAGCGCGTTCTGGAAAGCGCGGAACGTCGCGCGGACGATCGTTCGCCGGGGGGGCTTCGGGCGCGCGAAGAACAGCGAGGGTACGAAGGAGAAGCGGCCCTAGCCCTGCTCGGGTCGGCCGCCGTCGTGCGCGGCCGCGACGAGCTCGGCGACCTCACCCATCAACCGGGTCAGATCGAAGTCGCGCGGCGTGAAGACCGCCGCTACCCCGGCTTCCCGGAGCTTGGCAGCGTCGGCAGGCGGGATGATCCCACCGACGATCACCGGAACCTTCGCCGGATCGACGCCGTGCGCGCGCATACGATCGAGCACGTCCGGAACGAGCAGCGCGTGCCCGCCGGAGAGGATCGACAACCCCACGACGTGGACGTCCTCTTCCGCCGCGGCCCGGGCGATCGCTTCGGGCGACAGGCGGATCCCCTGGTAGACGACCTCGAAGCCCACGTCGCGCGCGCGGACGGCGACCTGCTCGGCGCCGTTGGAGTGACCGTCGAGACCCGGCTTACCGACGAGCATCCTGAGCCGCGTGGCTCCGATCCGCTCGGCGACGTCGGCCACCTTGGCGCGGACCTGCTCCAGCGCCTCGTGACCGTTGCGCGTCAGCGCGGTCCGGCCGACCCCGGTCGGGGCGCGGAACTCCCCGAACGCCTCGCGGAGCGCGTCGGCCCACTCGCCGGTGGTCACTCCGGCGCGCGCGGCCTCGATCGACACCGGGACGAGGTTCTCGGCGCCGAGCGCGGCGGCCCGGAGCGCGTCGAGCGCGCGGGCCGCTGCGCCGGGATCGCGCGAGGCCCGCCACCCCTCGAGGTTCGCGATCTGGCGCTTCTCCGCCTCGGGGTCGAGCTTCTCGAACATCGCCTCGTCGGTATCGAGCGGCGAGGGCTCGGCCTCGCTGTAGCGGTTCACGCCCACAACCGTGATCTCGCCCGACTCGATCGCCCGCTGACGCCGCGCGAGCGAGCCGACCAGCTCCGACTTCATGTACTCGATGGCTTCGACGGCGCCGCCCATCCCGAGGACCTTCTCCATCTCGGCCCACGCGCCGTCGGCGATCTCGCGGGTCTTGACCTCGATCACCTCGCTCCCGCGAAGGACATCCTCGTACTCGAGCAGGTCGGTCTCGTAGGCAAGGATCTGCTGGAGGCGGAGCGACCACTGCTGATCCCACGGCCGCGGGAGCCCGAGCGCCTCGTTCCACGCCGGGAGCTGCAGCGCGCGGGCTCGCGCGTCCTTCGACAGCGTCACGGCTAGCGCCTCGAGCAGGATCCGGTACACGTTGTTCTCCGGCTGGGAAGCGGCGAGCCCGAGCGAGTTGACCTGAACGCCGTAGCGGAAACGGCGGAACTTCGGGTCGGCGACGCCGTAGCGTTGGCGCGTGAGCCGGTCCCAGAGCTCGGTGAACGCGCGCATCTTGCACGTCTCCTCGATGAAACGGAGGCCGGCGTTGCAGAAGAACGAGATGCGCCCGACGACTACGGCGAACTGTTCGTCGGGCACCCGGCCGGAGGCCCTCACCGCGTCCAGCACCGCGACGGCGTTCGCGAGCGTGAACGCCACCTCCTGGACCGGCGTGGCGCCGGCCTCCTGCAGGTGGTACGAGCAAACGTTGATCGGGTTCCATTTCGGGACCTCGTCCGCGCAGAACGTGATCATGTCGGTGATCAGCCGGATCGAAGGGCCGGGCGGGAAGATGTAGGTCCCGCGCGACAGGTACTCCTTGAGGATGTCGTTCTGCGTCGTCCCCGACAGGGATCCGCGCGGCGCTCCCTGCTCATCGGCGACCGCGATGTACAGGGACAGGAGCCACATCGCCGTCGCGTTGATCGTCATCGACGTGTTCATCTTGTCGAGCGGGATCCCGTCGAGGAGGGCCCTCATGTCACCGAGGTGGCCGATCGGGACGCCCACCTTGCCGACCTCGCCTGCGGCCATCGGATGGTCGGCGTCGTAACCGGTCTGGGTCGGCAGGTCGAAGGCCACGGACAGCCCCGTCTGACCCTTGGCTAGGTTCTTCTTGTAGAGCTCGTTCGACGCCCGCGCGCTCGTGTGGCCCGCGTAGGTGCGGAAGAGCCAGGGCTCGTCCTTCGGATGATTCACGGCCATCTCGCTCCCATGGTAGCGAAGGTGCGGTTTGGGGCCGCGAGAGGCCGGATGCGAAGTGGGAGAGGTCGCTGCGGCGCGCTTCTGCCACTTCCGCGGCCGGCCGACCGGCTAGCGCCGGGCCGGTCTGCCGGCCTTGCGGCCAAGCCTCCTCGTCGCGCGGAACGGCAACGTCCGCAGCGGGAATAGCCGTGAGACCCCCTTGCGCCGCGCGAGCCCCGAGTAAGGATCGGTCCGCTTGCAGATCCAGATCTCCTCGTCCTTGATGAGGCCGAAGCGCTCGATCTCCTTCGCGGACAGCTCGCCGGCAGGTTGGACCACCGTGGGGAGAAGACCGCCTTCTTTCAGCCGCGACTCGAAATCGTCCCCGTACCACCGGATGTGATCGTGCTGGCCGAACCGGGTGATGCGGACCTCCTCCGGGGCGGACGGATCCTCGTCGGTCGGGACCCCGCGGCGGCGAGGCACCTGGACGATCGCGATCCCGCCTGGTTTCAGCACGCGCGCCATCTCCCGGATCGCACCGCCGTCGTCGGGGATGTGCTCCAGCACGTGGTAGCAGATGATCAGATCGAAGGCGACGGCTTGAAGCGGAAGCTGAGTGAGGTCGCAACGAACGTCCACCCCGCCTGCCATGAAGCGGTCCACGCCGACGTAGCGGCGGCCCAGGCCCGGGCGGAGCGTCCGCCGGGTCGATGGCGCCGGCGCGATGTCGAGCACGCGCGCCGGCTCAACGATCAGGTACCGGTGGGATCGGAGGACCATCCGCAGCAGACGGTGCCGTTCGAGCGCCTCGCAGTGCGGGCATCGCGCACCGGGTCGGCCGCCGGGCCCGGGAAGGAACGCGTCGACCTCCTCGTCGCACGCGGGACAGAAGTGAGGAGCGCTCAATGCAGGGTCACCCGCGATCGCCCAGCGTCGCGCCGCTCATGTCCTCGATGGTCGAAGGCCGGGAGCGGAGCCGCTCTTCGAGCATCGGGACGAGCTGTCGAGCCCTCGCGTCGAACGAGTGCTCTCGCCTGACGAGCTCCATGCCCGCCTGTGCCAGCGCCCTCCGCGCCTCCGGATCGTCGGCGTAGCGCGCGAGGATCTCGGCGAGCTCTTCCTTGCTCCGGAACACCGGCACGGCGTCGCCGAGCAACCGCTGCGACCCTTCGACGTGATCCGAGACGACGAAGCCCCCGCACGCGAGGATGTCGAAGATCCGATTCGAGATGAAGCCGTGTTTGCTCATGTCGGGCCAGTGGTCGTTCAGGACGATGTCGGCGGAACAGTAGAGCTCACGCAACCGCTCGTTGGGGAAGTACGAACCCTTGAGATGCTCCGGGGAGATCAGGCCCTCCCAGTTCGATCCGTACACGTGGAGCGGCACGCCGAGCTCGATCGCCCACATGACGGCAGGACGGTACTGCTTCCGCGAGCCGCCGACGAACAGCACCGGACAACGAAGCGTGGGATCGGGCTGGACCGGGCGGAACTTGTCGCTATTGGTGGCCTGCAGGAGCGGAAGGACGGGAACGCCGAGCCTCGCGGAGAGCTCATCCGCGAAGGGCTCGGACGCCGCGAGAACCAGATCGAAACGCTCACATTCGTCCATATCCACGTCGTCGGGATGGCTGATGATCCAGATCACGTTGAGGTGGCCCGGCTTCGGCGCGTAGTCATGAAGGCCGCGCAGCTGCACGACAACGTCGGCGTCCTGGCACTCCGGAAGGTCCCACTCGTTCCGCACGTGGATGCTCGTTCGGAAGCCGGACCTGCGCAACGAGCCGGAGAGATCGCGGGCGAAGTGCGTATCGCCCCACTCCTCGGCGACGTCCCAGTTCGGCGTCGAGATCCGGGCCGCGACCGAGGGCAGCCGAACGACCGCCACGGCGGAGGTCAGGAGGGTCTCGGCCCGATGCGCGTAGGTGTGCGAGGCGAGGACTTGAGATCGCAGCTTCCGCGCCGTGTCCGCGCGCAGCTCGTCGTCGGCGAGGTAACGGTCGAGCTGTGCCCGCAACTCCTCCCGCGATCCGTAGGTCGGCAGGGCTCCGCCGAACAGCTCCTCGGATCCGCGCACATTGTTGGTGATCACGAGCGTGCCGCACGCGAGCGCCTCGAACACCCGAGAGTTCATCGACCCGTAGGGCAGGGAATGCTCGGCGGTGTCGTCGATCACGATCTTGGACGATGCGTACAGCTGAGGAAGGCGCTCGAACTCCAGCTGTCCGCGACGATGGGCGGCCGCCTCGGGGACCGTTTCCCATCCCCTGCCGTACAAGGCGAACGTCTCGCCGGGGCGCACGTCGATCCGATCCAGCACGGCCCGTCCGGATCCCCAGTTGTTCCCGGTGAACGTGTAGTCGCAGACGAGGTCCGGGTGCGGCTCGGACGGCCGGAAACGCTCACTCGACGCCAGCGGCAGGGTGACCGGATCGTGGAGGGTCTGCTCCCGGATGATCGCCGCGCTGGCGTCGCTCGACGCTGCGACGACGTCGAACCGCTTGAACCAGGGCCTGGCGATCCACCGATCGGTCCAGTTCCGGACCCACGCGATCGTGAAGGCGCCCGAGGGACCGCGACGGATGTCGTAGCGGTCCAGCAGCACGACGACGACGTCGACGTGCTGCTGCACGGCGTACCACCGGTTCTGGTGACCCTCGATGTAGAGGACCTCCCAGCCCTTCGCGGTCAGAGCGTCGCCGAGCTCATGGGCCGTGTAGTAGTCGCCCCATCCGGCGGTCGGGTCGTCCTTCGTGACCGTGATCGCGATCGTCCTCGTGGTCCGGCCGGTCCACGATCCGTCGCCGAGGAGCTGATCGAGCCGGATGGACCGGCACAGCGGGGCCCCCCATCGCTCGGCGAACAGCGCCCAGTTCCGCGCTCGGTTCTGCCGCACGACGTCCGAGGGGAGCATCACCTGCGTCCCGAACTCGTGGTGGAAGAGCGCTGCGCCGCCGCAGAGCACGATCTCGCCGCCGTCCGCGCGCAGCTTGACGCACAGATCGACGTCCTCCGCCCCGTACACGTACCCCTCGGTGAACCCGCCGGCGCGCCGCAAGCGATCGCGGTGCACGAGCATGCACGCCGCCGTCACCGCGGGAACGCGCCGCGTCGCGGCGAGCGCGGGGTCGCGCGGATCCTCTCCCGTCCCGAGGTTCCGCGCGCGCGGCGCCCCTCCGGCGAACGTGAAGCCGACCCCGGCGTGCTGGATCGTCAGCCCGTCAGGATCCTTCGGGCTTCCCTTCCCTTCTCTTCGCGGATACACGAGCAACGCCCCGACCGCCGCGCGAGCGGGATCCTCCTGCGCGGCGCCGACCATCGAGCCGAGCCAGCCGGCGTTGATCGGTTCGACGTCGTTGTTGAGGAACAGGACGAGGTCGCCGCGCGCGGCGGCAATCCCTTGATTGTTGCCGGCGGAGAAGCTCGCGTTCTCCTCGTTGCGGATGACCCTGATCGGGAACGTCCACGGCTGCGCGAGAAGGGCCGGCGTGTCGTCCTCCGAAGCGTTGTCGACCACGATCAGCTCGAACGATCGGTACGCGGTGCGATCGCGCAATGCGGGAAGCAGTCGCCGGAGGTGTCCGCTCCCGTTACGCGTCAGGACGACGATCGAAACGAGCGGCCCCTCGCGAGGTTCCTCACCCGGGCGGAGGGCGCGGATCGATGCGACGACGTCTCGCTGCGCTCGTTGCTGCGCCCGTCGCTCGAGCGGTCGGCCGAACCGCGCGCGGCGAAGCAAAGCGCTGGTGATCCGCGATGCTTTGAGGACGAGCCGGAGCGCGGGCCGCCTGCCCAAGATCCCAAGGCGCCGCTCGGCGCGCCGGGCTCTGCTCCGATATTCCTGAAGCCTGGCGGCGTCCGCGTCCGCCCGCTCGCTGGAGGAACGCAGGTCACGAAGAGCCAGCTCCAGCCGGCCATTCGCCTCCCGGAGCTCCCGCTCGATGCGCGAGAGGCGCTCCTCCTCATTCGCCATGGTCTTTCGCTCCACGTACTCGCGTCGATCGTTTGGATGGAGGTCGCTCCAGAGCGGGGATGTTAGCGGAACGGACGTGACGGCGAGTTTCCGTCGACAAGTCGCGCGGAACAGCCCTCGTCGTCAACAATGCTCGGAGTCGAAGAGCAGATCCGGAGGAGCCATGAGCGAGCAGATCACAACGGTCGGCGTCGTCGGATGCGGAACGATGGGATCGGGCATCAGCGAGGTGTGTGCCCGCGCCGGCTACACGGTCGTCTTCCGCGAAGTGACCGACGACGCAGTCGAGGCTGGCCTCGCGCGGATCCGGAACTCGATGGACCGCGCCGTCGAGAGGGGGAAGCTGGCGCCGGAGGAGCGCGACGCGGCGATCGGGCGCATCAAAGGCTCGACGACCCTGGAGGGACTCAAGGAAGCGGACCTGATCGTCGAGGCGATCCCCGAGAAGCTCGAGCTCAAACAGCAGCTCTTCAAGGACCTCGACGGGATGCTCCCGGATCACGCGATCCTCGCCACGAACACCTCCTCGTTGCCGGTGATCGAGATGGCCGTCCAGACCGGGCGCCCGAGCCGGGTCGTCGGGTTCCACTTCTTCAACCCGGCGCCGGTGATGGGTCTCGTCGAGCTGGTGAAGACGGTCGTCACCGACCCGGAGGTCCTCGAAACGACGAAGTCCTTCGCCGAGGCTCTCGGCAAGAACCCGGTCGTGTGTCAGGATCGCGCCGGCTTCATCGCGAACCTGCTCCTGTTCCCCTACTTGAACAACGCGGCGCGGATGGTGGAGTCCGGGTTCGCCACGCGCGAGGACATCGACGCCGCGATGCAGTTCGGATGCGGACACCCGATGGGTCCGCTGGCGCTGCTCGACCTCATCGGGCTCGACTCGACCTACGAGATCCTCGACGCGATGTACCGCCAGTTCCGCGAGACGCTGTACGCGCCGTCCCCGCTCATCAAGCAATTCGTCACCGCCGGGTTCCTCGGCCGCAAGGCAGGCCGCGGCTTCTACGAGTACGAGGAAGCCGACTCGCCGCGTCTCAAGGAGTCCGGTCACCACCGCCGCGAAGTTCCGGCGACGGCCGGCGCGCACATCCGCAAGATCGGCGTGCTCGGCTCGGGGACGATGGCGAACGGGATCGCCGAGGTGGCCACCAAGGCCGGGTACAAGGTAGTCCTTCGCGCGCGCACGAAGCAGCGCGCGAGCGAGTCGGCTGCCAAGATCGACAAGTCGCTGGCGAAGGCCGTCGAGCGCGGCAAGATGACGCAAGAGAAGCTCGAGGCGACGCGCGCGCTGCTCGAAACGACGACCGAGATGGACGCGTTCGCCGACTGCGACCTGATCATCGAGGCGATCGCCGAGGAGCTCGACGTCAAGCTCGAGCACTTCAAGCACCTTGACGAGATCGCTCCCGGGCACGCGATCCTGGCCTCCACGACATCGTCGCTTCCGGTCGTGGCGCTCGCCGCGGTCACGGAACGGCCCGAGCAAGTCGTCGGCATGCACTTCTTCAATCCGGCACAGGTGATGAAGCTGGTCGAGGTCGTGCGCACCATACGCACGAGCGACGAGACGGCAGACAGCGTCTTCGCGGCAGGCGCCAAGATGGGGAAGCACTGCGTCGTCTGCCCGGACCGCGCCGGTTTCATCGTCAACGCGCTGCTCTTCCCCTACCTCAACGACGCGATCACGATGCTGGAATCGGGCTACGCGACCGCGGAGGACATCGACAACGCGATGAAGCTCGGGTGCGGTCATCCGATGGGACCCTTCGCGCTCCTCGACATCGTGGGGCTCGACGTGTCGCTGCAGATCATCCAGTCGCTGTACCGCGAGTTCCGGGAACCTGGATACGCTCCCGCGCCGCTGCTCGAGCATCTCGTCCACGCCGGCTACCTCGGGCGCAAGGCCGGCCGAGGCTTCTACACCTACTAAGGAGTACGGCCATGGGAACCGAGATCTTCTCGCTCGAAGGCAAGCGCGCCCTCGTCACCGGGGCGTCGCGTGGCATCGGCGCCGCGATCTCGCTGGCATTCGCCGGAGCCGGCGCCGACGTTGCCGTCACGGCGCGCACCACGACAGAGCTCGAGGAGCTCGCCGGGAAGATCGAGGCGACCGGACGCAAGGGGGTCCCGATCACGTGCGACGTGACCAAGACCGACGACGTCGCGCGCTGCGTGGACGCGGCGCTCGGTCGGCTCGGCGGGATCGACATCCTGGTCAACAACGCGGGAGGATCCCGCTTCATGGCGCCGTTGCTCACAACGCGGGAGGAAGGGTGGGACAAGGGGATCGCGCTGAACCTCAAGAGCGTGTTCCTGTTCTGCCAGAAAGCCGGCGCGCACATGGTCGAGCGCGGCTCGGGTTCGGTGATCAACGTCTCATCCGTCGCCGGCGTCAAGGGGTTTCCGACGCTGTCGTTCTACGGGGCGGCCAAGGCCGGGGTGATCAACCTCGGGAAGACGCTCGCGGTCGAGTGGGGTTACGCGAACGTTCGCATCAACACGATCTGTCCCGGCTGGGTCAAGACGTCGCTCAACACGAACCTCTGGCGTGACGACCCCGCGGTGGCGGCTGCCACCGTCCAAGGCGTGCCGCTCGGTCGCTGGGGCGAGACCGCCGACATCGTCGGCGCCGCGATCTACCTCGCTTCGGACGCGTCGCTGTACACAACCGGAACCGTCATCCAGATCGACGGCGGGATCGCCATCTAGTGCCGCGCCGGAACTATCCGCCTCGGAAGCGCCGGGCTCGGCGCCCGGAGGAGGAGCCCGAGGAGCTCCGCGCGCCCGACACCGTCGCGACCGCCCCGCCCGGGTGGCAGGTGCGGCTCATCCAGCCGGCTTCGGCCACCAAAGAGTACCGCTGCCCCGGCTGCAATCAGGAAATCCGGGTCGGGACCAAGCATGTGGTCGCGTGGCGCGAAGGGTCCGAGGACCATCGACGCCACTGGCACCTGCCCTGCTGGCAGCGCACCCGGCGCTAGATCACGCCGTCGGCCTTGAGCTCGGCAAGCTTCTCGGCCGTGATCCCCAGCCTTCCGTAGACCTCTTCGTTCGCGGCGCCCATCGGCAGGCCGGCGTGGCGGATGCGCCCCGGCGTGCGCTCGAAGCGTGGCGTGACGTTCTGCATCCGGATCGGCCCGAGCTCATCGTCGTCGACCGTGACGATCGTCTCACGCGCCACGTACTGGGGGTCGGCGACGATCTGGCTCGCGTCGTAGATCGGGGAGGCGGCGGCGTCCTCGCGCTCGAAGGCCTCCATGACCTCGTCGAGGGAGTGGGCGCCGATCCAGCGGCCGATCACCTCGTCCAGCTCGTCGATGTGATCGAGCCGGTCGTTGTTGGTCGCGAAGCGCGGATCGTCGATCAACTCGGGCCGCCCGATCGCGCGGAAGAGCCGCTCGGCGACGGTCTGCGCGGTTCCGCTCACGCCGACCCAGCGGCCGTCGGCGGTTCGGTAGGCGTTGCGCGGCGCCGAGTACGCGATCCGGTTGCCGATCCGTCCCATCACGACGCCCAGCCGGTCGTACGCCATCACGAGCGGTCCGGTGATCTGGAACAGCGACTCGTAGAGCGAGGCGTCGATCACCTGGCCTCGCCCGGAGCGTTCCCGCTCGTGCAGGGCCATCATCACGGCGTACGCGCCGACGAGCCCGGCGACCTCGTCGGCCAGCGCGATCGCGGGCAGCATCGGCGGGCCGTCCGGGAACCCGGAGACGCCGGCCACGCCCGAGATCGACTCGGCCAGCGTCCCGAAGCCGGGCTTACGCGCGTACGGGCCGGTCTGCCCGAAGCCCGAGATCCGCAACACGACGAGTCGCGGGTTGATCTCCTCGAGCACGTCCGGGCCGAGGCCCCAGCGCTCGAGCGTGCCGGGGCGGAAATTCTCGATGAGCACGTCCGCGTCCGCGCACAGGCGGCGGGCGATGTCCTGACCCTTCGGATGAGAGAGGTCGAGGGTCACCGGCTTCTTGTTCCGGCCGATCAGCTTCCACCAGAGGGCGACGCCGGAATCCTTGAAGCCCATGTTGCGCGTCGTGTCGCCGGTGGTCGGGTGCTCGACCTTGATCACTTCGGCGCCGAAGTCGGCGAGGTATTTGCCGGTCGACGGGCCGGCCACGATCGTGGCGAGCTCGATCACGCGGAGCCCCTCCAGGGGCATGCCCGCGTTCTCGGCGGTCACTTCGAGTCGCCGCGGCCGCTGCGACGAACGCTCACGAGCCCCAGGCCCGGCAGGCGCAGCGCCAGACGCCAGGCGTCGGAGCCACGGACGTCGGCCGCTCCCCAGCCGGAAGAGTCGGCGCGGGCGGCGACGACCCAACGCGATCGGCCGGAGACGCGTTGCGCCTCGCTCTGATCCTTTCGCCATATGCGGAGGATGGCTTCCCGGATCGCGGCCTCTTCCTCGGGCGTCGGCGAGCCGGCGACGACCTCGATCTCGGGAGGCTCTGCCATGCGACTAGAGGGGGATGTTGTCGTGCTTGCGAGGCGGAAGTGTCTCGCGCTTGGTCAAGAGCATCTCGAGCGCGCTGATGAGGCGCGGGCGGGTGTCGCGAGGGTCGATCACGTCGTCGACGTACCCTCGCTCCGCCGCGATGTACGGGTTCGCGAACCGGTCGGTGTACTCGGAGATCTTCTCGGCTCGCGCCGCTTTCGGATCGTCGGCCTTCTCGAGATCCTTGCGGAAGATGATGTTGACGGCGCCCTCCGGCCCCATCACGGCGATCTCGGCCGTCGGCCACGCGAACGCCATGTCGGCCCGGATCGACTTCGAGTTCATGACGACGTACGCGCCGCCGTACGCCTTCCGCGTGATGACCGAGATGCGAGGCACGGTCGCCTGGCTGAAGGCGAACAGCAGCTTCGCGCCGCGCCGGATGATGCCGCCCCATTCCTGGTTGGTCCCCGGCAGGAACCCCGGAACGTCGACGAACACGATCAGGGGGATGTTGAACGCGTCGCAGGTGCGGACGAACCGAGCGCCCTTCTCCGACGAAGTGACGTCGAGGCAGCCGGCAAGATGCATCGGCTGGTTCGCCACGATCCCGACGACGTGACCGTTGAGCCGCGCGTAGCCGGTGAGGATGTTCTCCGCATAGTGCGGGAACACCTCGCACCACTCGCCGTCGTCCACGACCATCTTGACCACCGCGCGCATGTCGTACGCCTTGTTCGACGAGTCGGGGATGATCTCTACCAGCCCTTGCTCGCGGCGATCGGCGGGATCGGTCGGCGGATAGAAAGGCGGATCCTCGAGGTTGTTCTGCGGAAGATAGCTCATGAGGTAGCGGACCATCTGCAACGTGTGCCGCTCGTCCTCGCCGACGAAGTGCGCGATCCCCGAGCGCGAGGCGTGCGTCATCGCCCCGCCGAGCTCCTCGAAGGTGACCTCCTCGCCGGTGACCGTCTTGATGACGTCCGGCCCGGTGATGAACATGTGCGAGGTTTCCTTCGTCATGAAGATGAAATCGGTCATCGCCGGAGAGTAGACGGCGCCGCCCGCGCAGGGGCCCATGATCACGCTCACCTGGGGGATGACGCCCGACGCGCGGACGTTGCGCTCGAAGATGTAGCCGTAGGACGCGAGCGAGACGACACCTTCCTGGATCCGAGCTCCGCCGGAGTCGTTGAGGCCGATCACCGGCGCGCCGGTCTCCAGCGCCAGGTCCATGATCTTGCAGATCTTCTCGCTGAACACCTCGCCGAGCGACCCGCCGAACACCAT includes:
- a CDS encoding methylmalonyl-CoA mutase family protein; the protein is MAVNHPKDEPWLFRTYAGHTSARASNELYKKNLAKGQTGLSVAFDLPTQTGYDADHPMAAGEVGKVGVPIGHLGDMRALLDGIPLDKMNTSMTINATAMWLLSLYIAVADEQGAPRGSLSGTTQNDILKEYLSRGTYIFPPGPSIRLITDMITFCADEVPKWNPINVCSYHLQEAGATPVQEVAFTLANAVAVLDAVRASGRVPDEQFAVVVGRISFFCNAGLRFIEETCKMRAFTELWDRLTRQRYGVADPKFRRFRYGVQVNSLGLAASQPENNVYRILLEALAVTLSKDARARALQLPAWNEALGLPRPWDQQWSLRLQQILAYETDLLEYEDVLRGSEVIEVKTREIADGAWAEMEKVLGMGGAVEAIEYMKSELVGSLARRQRAIESGEITVVGVNRYSEAEPSPLDTDEAMFEKLDPEAEKRQIANLEGWRASRDPGAAARALDALRAAALGAENLVPVSIEAARAGVTTGEWADALREAFGEFRAPTGVGRTALTRNGHEALEQVRAKVADVAERIGATRLRMLVGKPGLDGHSNGAEQVAVRARDVGFEVVYQGIRLSPEAIARAAAEEDVHVVGLSILSGGHALLVPDVLDRMRAHGVDPAKVPVIVGGIIPPADAAKLREAGVAAVFTPRDFDLTRLMGEVAELVAAAHDGGRPEQG
- a CDS encoding methyltransferase domain-containing protein, giving the protein MSAPHFCPACDEEVDAFLPGPGGRPGARCPHCEALERHRLLRMVLRSHRYLIVEPARVLDIAPAPSTRRTLRPGLGRRYVGVDRFMAGGVDVRCDLTQLPLQAVAFDLIICYHVLEHIPDDGGAIREMARVLKPGGIAIVQVPRRRGVPTDEDPSAPEEVRITRFGQHDHIRWYGDDFESRLKEGGLLPTVVQPAGELSAKEIERFGLIKDEEIWICKRTDPYSGLARRKGVSRLFPLRTLPFRATRRLGRKAGRPARR
- a CDS encoding glycosyltransferase, which gives rise to MERKTMANEEERLSRIERELREANGRLELALRDLRSSSERADADAARLQEYRSRARRAERRLGILGRRPALRLVLKASRITSALLRRARFGRPLERRAQQRAQRDVVASIRALRPGEEPREGPLVSIVVLTRNGSGHLRRLLPALRDRTAYRSFELIVVDNASEDDTPALLAQPWTFPIRVIRNEENASFSAGNNQGIAAARGDLVLFLNNDVEPINAGWLGSMVGAAQEDPARAAVGALLVYPRREGKGSPKDPDGLTIQHAGVGFTFAGGAPRARNLGTGEDPRDPALAATRRVPAVTAACMLVHRDRLRRAGGFTEGYVYGAEDVDLCVKLRADGGEIVLCGGAALFHHEFGTQVMLPSDVVRQNRARNWALFAERWGAPLCRSIRLDQLLGDGSWTGRTTRTIAITVTKDDPTAGWGDYYTAHELGDALTAKGWEVLYIEGHQNRWYAVQQHVDVVVVLLDRYDIRRGPSGAFTIAWVRNWTDRWIARPWFKRFDVVAASSDASAAIIREQTLHDPVTLPLASSERFRPSEPHPDLVCDYTFTGNNWGSGRAVLDRIDVRPGETFALYGRGWETVPEAAAHRRGQLEFERLPQLYASSKIVIDDTAEHSLPYGSMNSRVFEALACGTLVITNNVRGSEELFGGALPTYGSREELRAQLDRYLADDELRADTARKLRSQVLASHTYAHRAETLLTSAVAVVRLPSVAARISTPNWDVAEEWGDTHFARDLSGSLRRSGFRTSIHVRNEWDLPECQDADVVVQLRGLHDYAPKPGHLNVIWIISHPDDVDMDECERFDLVLAASEPFADELSARLGVPVLPLLQATNSDKFRPVQPDPTLRCPVLFVGGSRKQYRPAVMWAIELGVPLHVYGSNWEGLISPEHLKGSYFPNERLRELYCSADIVLNDHWPDMSKHGFISNRIFDILACGGFVVSDHVEGSQRLLGDAVPVFRSKEELAEILARYADDPEARRALAQAGMELVRREHSFDARARQLVPMLEERLRSRPSTIEDMSGATLGDRG
- a CDS encoding 3-hydroxybutyryl-CoA dehydrogenase translates to MSEQITTVGVVGCGTMGSGISEVCARAGYTVVFREVTDDAVEAGLARIRNSMDRAVERGKLAPEERDAAIGRIKGSTTLEGLKEADLIVEAIPEKLELKQQLFKDLDGMLPDHAILATNTSSLPVIEMAVQTGRPSRVVGFHFFNPAPVMGLVELVKTVVTDPEVLETTKSFAEALGKNPVVCQDRAGFIANLLLFPYLNNAARMVESGFATREDIDAAMQFGCGHPMGPLALLDLIGLDSTYEILDAMYRQFRETLYAPSPLIKQFVTAGFLGRKAGRGFYEYEEADSPRLKESGHHRREVPATAGAHIRKIGVLGSGTMANGIAEVATKAGYKVVLRARTKQRASESAAKIDKSLAKAVERGKMTQEKLEATRALLETTTEMDAFADCDLIIEAIAEELDVKLEHFKHLDEIAPGHAILASTTSSLPVVALAAVTERPEQVVGMHFFNPAQVMKLVEVVRTIRTSDETADSVFAAGAKMGKHCVVCPDRAGFIVNALLFPYLNDAITMLESGYATAEDIDNAMKLGCGHPMGPFALLDIVGLDVSLQIIQSLYREFREPGYAPAPLLEHLVHAGYLGRKAGRGFYTY
- a CDS encoding glucose 1-dehydrogenase; protein product: MGTEIFSLEGKRALVTGASRGIGAAISLAFAGAGADVAVTARTTTELEELAGKIEATGRKGVPITCDVTKTDDVARCVDAALGRLGGIDILVNNAGGSRFMAPLLTTREEGWDKGIALNLKSVFLFCQKAGAHMVERGSGSVINVSSVAGVKGFPTLSFYGAAKAGVINLGKTLAVEWGYANVRINTICPGWVKTSLNTNLWRDDPAVAAATVQGVPLGRWGETADIVGAAIYLASDASLYTTGTVIQIDGGIAI
- a CDS encoding ATP/GTP-binding protein, whose amino-acid sequence is MPRRNYPPRKRRARRPEEEPEELRAPDTVATAPPGWQVRLIQPASATKEYRCPGCNQEIRVGTKHVVAWREGSEDHRRHWHLPCWQRTRR
- a CDS encoding CoA transferase produces the protein MPLEGLRVIELATIVAGPSTGKYLADFGAEVIKVEHPTTGDTTRNMGFKDSGVALWWKLIGRNKKPVTLDLSHPKGQDIARRLCADADVLIENFRPGTLERWGLGPDVLEEINPRLVVLRISGFGQTGPYARKPGFGTLAESISGVAGVSGFPDGPPMLPAIALADEVAGLVGAYAVMMALHERERSGRGQVIDASLYESLFQITGPLVMAYDRLGVVMGRIGNRIAYSAPRNAYRTADGRWVGVSGTAQTVAERLFRAIGRPELIDDPRFATNNDRLDHIDELDEVIGRWIGAHSLDEVMEAFEREDAAASPIYDASQIVADPQYVARETIVTVDDDELGPIRMQNVTPRFERTPGRIRHAGLPMGAANEEVYGRLGITAEKLAELKADGVI